A single Methylobacterium sp. 17Sr1-1 DNA region contains:
- a CDS encoding NADP-dependent methylenetetrahydromethanopterin/methylenetetrahydrofolate dehydrogenase encodes MKKLLFQFDTDPMPSVFDVVVGYDGGADIITGYPNVTPDNVGALVDGTIYTRGGAEKKSTAIFVGGGSMAAGEAVFKAVRKRFFGPFRVSCMLDSNGSNTTAAAGVALVAKAAGSLQGKRAVVLAGTGPVGMRSAALLAKEGASVTLAGRQLAKAEEAAKAIETRFKVAIRAIETPDAESRGAAVGEADVAFSAGAIGLELVSEAQWQSAQSLAFIADYNAQPPLGFGGIEATDKGKERHGKTVFGALGIGGLKLKLHRACIAKLFESTDLVLDAEEIYALAKEMA; translated from the coding sequence ATGAAGAAACTTCTGTTCCAGTTCGACACCGACCCGATGCCCAGCGTCTTCGACGTGGTGGTGGGCTACGACGGCGGCGCCGACATCATCACGGGCTATCCCAACGTGACCCCGGACAATGTCGGGGCGCTCGTCGACGGCACGATCTACACCCGCGGCGGAGCGGAGAAGAAATCGACCGCGATCTTCGTCGGCGGCGGCAGCATGGCGGCCGGCGAGGCGGTGTTCAAGGCGGTGCGCAAGCGCTTCTTCGGCCCGTTCCGCGTCTCGTGCATGCTCGATTCGAACGGCTCGAACACCACCGCGGCGGCGGGCGTGGCCCTCGTCGCCAAGGCGGCGGGCTCGCTCCAGGGCAAGCGCGCGGTGGTGCTCGCCGGCACCGGCCCAGTCGGCATGCGCTCGGCGGCGCTCCTCGCGAAGGAAGGCGCCAGCGTGACCCTCGCCGGGCGCCAGCTCGCCAAGGCGGAAGAGGCCGCGAAGGCCATCGAGACCCGGTTCAAGGTCGCGATCCGGGCGATCGAGACCCCGGATGCGGAATCCCGCGGTGCGGCGGTCGGCGAGGCCGACGTCGCGTTCTCGGCCGGCGCGATCGGGCTGGAGCTGGTCTCCGAGGCGCAGTGGCAATCCGCCCAGAGCCTCGCCTTCATCGCCGACTACAACGCCCAGCCGCCGCTCGGCTTCGGCGGGATCGAGGCTACCGACAAGGGCAAGGAGCGCCACGGCAAGACCGTGTTCGGGGCGCTCGGCATCGGCGGCCTGAAGCTCAAGCTGCACCGGGCCTGCATCGCCAAGCTGTTCGAGAGCACCGACCTGGTCCTCGACGCGGAAGAGATCTACGCGCTCGCGAAAGAGATGGCGTGA
- a CDS encoding D-2-hydroxyacid dehydrogenase gives MSHRIVFLDRETLDAELRRPSFPHDYVEHAVTEPGEIVARLQGADIAIINKVPMREDTLSRLPDLKLIAVAATGTDVVDKAAAKARGITVVNVRNYAFNTVPEHVIGLIFALRRAIVPYANSVRRGDWAKARHFCYFDYPIRDVAGSTLGIVGYGALGKSIGQRAEALGMRVIATDVMPQPGLVDLDTILRESDVITLHAPLTPQTRNMIGRDELARMKRDAILINTARGGLVDEAALAEALTAGTIGGAGFDVLTSEPPRDDNPLLALDLPNLIITPHVAWASRQGMQILADQVIDNIEAFVAGRPQNVVE, from the coding sequence ATGTCCCACCGCATCGTCTTCCTCGACCGCGAGACCCTGGATGCCGAGTTGCGGCGCCCGAGCTTCCCGCACGATTACGTCGAGCACGCCGTGACGGAGCCCGGGGAGATCGTCGCGCGGCTGCAAGGGGCCGACATCGCCATCATCAACAAGGTGCCGATGCGGGAAGACACCTTGAGCCGGCTGCCGGACCTGAAGCTGATCGCGGTCGCCGCCACCGGCACCGACGTGGTCGACAAGGCCGCCGCCAAGGCGCGCGGCATCACGGTGGTCAATGTCCGCAACTACGCCTTCAACACCGTGCCGGAGCACGTGATCGGGCTGATCTTCGCGCTTCGCCGCGCGATCGTTCCCTACGCCAACTCGGTCCGGCGCGGCGACTGGGCCAAAGCGCGGCACTTCTGCTACTTCGACTATCCGATCCGGGACGTCGCCGGGTCGACCCTCGGCATCGTCGGCTACGGGGCGCTGGGCAAGTCGATCGGCCAGCGGGCGGAAGCGCTTGGCATGCGGGTGATCGCCACCGACGTGATGCCCCAACCCGGCCTCGTCGACCTCGACACGATCCTGCGCGAGAGCGACGTGATCACCCTGCACGCGCCGCTGACGCCGCAGACCCGCAACATGATCGGCCGGGACGAGCTGGCGCGGATGAAGCGCGACGCGATCCTGATCAACACCGCCCGCGGCGGCCTCGTCGACGAGGCGGCCCTCGCCGAGGCGCTCACCGCCGGCACGATCGGCGGCGCCGGGTTCGACGTGCTCACCAGCGAGCCGCCGCGGGACGACAACCCGCTGCTCGCCCTCGACCTGCCGAACCTGATCATCACCCCCCACGTCGCCTGGGCGAGCCGCCAAGGGATGCAGATCCTCGCCGACCAGGTCATCGACAACATCGAGGCCTTCGTAGCCGGCCGGCCGCAGAACGTGGTGGAGTAG